A DNA window from Pseudomonas sp. GD03919 contains the following coding sequences:
- the serS gene encoding serine--tRNA ligase has product MLDSKLVRTQLTEIAERLATRGFALDVARFEALESQRKSVQVRTEQLQAERNSRSKSIGQAKARGEDIAPLLAEVDQMGSDLEAGKRELDAIQSELDNLLLNIPNLPHESVPVGADEDGNVEVARWGTPRSFDFDIKDHVALGEQHGWLDFETAAKLSGARFALLRGPIARLHRALAQFMINLHTGEHGYEEAYTPYLVQAPALQGTGQLPKFEEDLFKIRREDQADLYLIPTAEVSLTNIVAGEILDAKQLPLKFVAHTPCFRSEAGASGRDTRGMIRQHQFDKVEMVQIVEPSKSFEALEGMTANAERVLQLLELPYRKLALCTGDMGFSAVKTYDLEVWVPSQDKYREISSCSNCGDFQARRMQARYRNPETGKPELVHTLNGSGLAVGRTLVAVLENYQQADGSIRVPEVLKPYMGGIEVIG; this is encoded by the coding sequence ATGCTCGATTCCAAACTTGTCCGCACGCAACTCACCGAAATCGCCGAGCGCCTCGCCACCCGTGGCTTTGCCCTCGACGTCGCCCGCTTCGAGGCCCTGGAGAGTCAGCGCAAGTCGGTGCAGGTGCGCACCGAGCAACTGCAGGCCGAGCGCAACAGCCGCTCCAAGTCCATTGGCCAGGCCAAGGCACGTGGCGAAGATATCGCGCCGCTGCTGGCGGAAGTCGATCAGATGGGCAGCGACCTGGAAGCCGGCAAGCGTGAGCTGGACGCTATCCAGAGCGAGCTGGACAACCTGTTGCTGAACATTCCCAACCTGCCACATGAGTCCGTACCGGTCGGCGCCGATGAAGACGGCAACGTCGAGGTGGCGCGCTGGGGCACACCGCGCAGCTTCGATTTCGACATCAAGGATCACGTCGCCCTCGGCGAGCAGCACGGCTGGCTGGACTTCGAGACCGCTGCCAAGCTGTCTGGCGCGCGCTTTGCCCTGTTGCGCGGCCCTATCGCCCGCCTGCATCGTGCCCTGGCGCAGTTCATGATCAACCTGCACACCGGCGAGCACGGTTACGAAGAGGCCTACACCCCGTATCTGGTTCAAGCCCCGGCACTGCAGGGCACCGGCCAGCTGCCGAAGTTCGAGGAAGACCTGTTCAAGATCCGTCGTGAAGACCAGGCCGATCTTTACCTGATCCCGACTGCCGAAGTCTCGCTGACCAATATCGTCGCCGGTGAAATTCTCGATGCCAAGCAGCTGCCGCTGAAGTTCGTCGCCCATACCCCGTGCTTCCGCAGCGAGGCAGGCGCCTCCGGTCGCGACACCCGCGGCATGATCCGTCAGCACCAGTTCGACAAGGTGGAGATGGTGCAGATCGTCGAGCCGTCCAAGTCTTTCGAGGCACTGGAGGGCATGACCGCCAACGCCGAGCGCGTGCTGCAGCTGTTGGAGCTGCCGTACCGTAAGCTAGCGCTGTGCACTGGCGATATGGGCTTCTCTGCGGTGAAGACCTACGACCTGGAAGTCTGGGTACCGAGCCAGGACAAGTATCGCGAGATTTCTTCCTGCTCCAACTGCGGCGACTTTCAGGCGCGTCGCATGCAGGCGCGCTACCGCAATCCGGAAACCGGCAAGCCGGAGCTGGTGCACACCCTCAATGGCTCCGGCCTGGCAGTTGGTCGCACCCTGGTGGCGGTACTGGAAAATTACCAGCAGGCTGACGGCAGTATTCGTGTGCCCGAGGTTCTGAAACCCTATATGGGCGGCATTGAAGTAATCGGCTGA
- the crcB gene encoding fluoride efflux transporter CrcB gives MIRVALAVAAGGAVGSVLRFLASSWVAGNWPRHFYLGTFAVNLVGCLLIGLLSGLLLTRTDLPLELRTGLITGVLGGFTTFSSFSLEIMKLIEGGRAVEALGYLAFSIIGGLLAAWAGLSLARLAV, from the coding sequence ATGATCCGCGTCGCGCTTGCCGTAGCTGCTGGGGGCGCGGTTGGCTCGGTGCTGCGGTTTCTGGCTTCCAGCTGGGTCGCGGGCAATTGGCCCAGGCACTTTTATCTGGGCACCTTTGCCGTCAACCTCGTTGGCTGCCTGTTGATCGGCTTGCTTTCGGGGCTGCTCCTCACGCGTACCGACCTTCCACTGGAGCTGCGCACGGGGTTGATTACCGGCGTTTTGGGCGGTTTCACCACTTTTTCATCCTTCAGCCTGGAAATCATGAAACTGATCGAGGGTGGTCGCGCAGTCGAGGCGCTCGGCTACCTGGCGTTCAGCATCATCGGCGGTCTGCTGGCGGCCTGGGCAGGTTTGAGCCTGGCTCGTTTGGCGGTCTGA
- a CDS encoding glycosyl transferase family protein, with amino-acid sequence MNLITPTEHPFAQFVRILGKGKRGARGLTREEAREAMGLLLDGKVEDTQLGAFLMLLRHKEESAEELAGFTEAIRQRLPTPSVAVDLDWPSYAGKKRHLPWYLLAAKALAASGTRIFMHGGGAHTAGRLYTEQLLKQLDIACCDDWQAVEEALDTHGLAYSYLGNWMPALQRMIDLRNTLGLRSPIHSLARVINPLNAHCGLQSIFHPGYQAVHREASRLLGDHAIVIKGEGGEIEVNPDVACHLYGTRNGEDWDEEWPALSAQRHVKPERLDPAVLVAFWRGEQDDAYGRLAVIATMATALRGLGLSRDEAMQQARQRWDARFQSN; translated from the coding sequence ATGAACCTGATCACCCCTACCGAACACCCCTTCGCCCAGTTCGTGCGTATTCTCGGCAAGGGCAAGCGCGGCGCACGTGGCCTCACCCGCGAGGAAGCCCGCGAGGCCATGGGCCTGCTGCTCGACGGCAAGGTGGAGGACACTCAGCTCGGCGCTTTTCTGATGTTGCTGCGGCACAAGGAAGAAAGCGCCGAAGAACTGGCCGGCTTCACCGAGGCGATCCGTCAGCGTCTGCCCACGCCCAGCGTTGCAGTGGACCTGGATTGGCCCAGTTACGCCGGCAAGAAACGTCATCTGCCCTGGTATCTGCTGGCGGCCAAGGCGCTGGCCGCCAGCGGTACGCGCATTTTCATGCACGGTGGCGGCGCTCATACCGCAGGGCGGCTGTATACCGAACAACTGCTAAAGCAGCTGGATATAGCCTGCTGCGATGACTGGCAGGCCGTGGAAGAAGCGCTCGACACGCACGGCCTGGCTTACAGCTACCTGGGCAACTGGATGCCGGCGCTGCAGCGCATGATCGACCTGCGCAACACCCTTGGTCTGCGTTCGCCGATTCATTCCCTGGCACGGGTGATCAACCCACTGAACGCCCACTGCGGCCTGCAGAGCATTTTTCACCCCGGCTACCAGGCCGTGCATCGTGAAGCCAGCCGGCTACTGGGCGATCATGCCATCGTGATCAAGGGCGAAGGTGGCGAGATCGAGGTCAACCCCGATGTCGCCTGCCATCTGTATGGCACCCGCAATGGCGAGGATTGGGACGAAGAATGGCCCGCGCTGTCGGCACAGCGTCACGTCAAACCCGAGCGGCTCGACCCGGCCGTGCTGGTCGCGTTCTGGCGCGGTGAACAGGATGATGCCTACGGTCGCCTGGCCGTGATCGCGACCATGGCAACCGCGCTACGTGGATTGGGCCTGAGCCGCGATGAGGCCATGCAACAGGCTCGACAACGCTGGGATGCACGCTTTCAATCCAACTGA
- the tusB gene encoding sulfurtransferase complex subunit TusB encodes MATLHILSHSPFADSRLASCLRLLGAEDGLLLTGDAVYALLPDTTALQALQLMPASVALHALEEDLVARGMQPPERVQVVDYPGFVELCTRYAKVNSWL; translated from the coding sequence ATGGCCACCCTGCACATCCTTTCCCACTCGCCGTTCGCTGATAGCCGCCTGGCCAGTTGCCTGCGCCTGCTCGGCGCTGAAGATGGCCTGCTGCTCACAGGCGATGCCGTCTACGCTCTGCTGCCTGACACCACTGCCCTGCAGGCGCTGCAACTGATGCCTGCCAGCGTCGCACTCCATGCCCTGGAGGAAGACCTTGTCGCACGCGGCATGCAGCCCCCCGAGCGTGTGCAGGTGGTGGACTATCCAGGCTTCGTCGAGCTGTGCACCCGCTACGCCAAGGTCAACAGCTGGCTATGA
- the cysG gene encoding siroheme synthase CysG has translation MQFLPLFHNLQDRPVLVVGGGEVALRKARLLAEAGACLRVVAPDVRRELQAMAGEQGVFLRGYQSDDLQGVGLVIAATDDEPLNARISAEAQALGIPVNVVDAPALCSVIFPAIVDRSPLIVAVSSGGDAPVLARLIRAKIETWIPASYGQLANLGKRFRERVKQLFPDVQQRRVFWEDVFQGQIAESVFAGKPEEGERLLEARLAGTAPRALGEVYLVGAGPGDPDLLTFRALRLMQQADVVLYDRLVAPAIIDLCRRDAERIYVGKRRADHAVPQEQINQLLIDLAKQGKRVLRLKGGDPFIFGRGGEEIEQLAAKGVPFQVVPGITAASGCAAYAGIPLTHRDHAQSVRFVTGHLKDGSSNLPWQDLVSPGQTLVFYMGLVGLPGICAQLIAHGRSGATPAALVQQGTTQNQRVFTGTLATLPELVAAHEVHAPTLVIVGEVVNLREKLAWFEGAQGGF, from the coding sequence ATGCAATTCCTTCCGCTGTTCCACAATCTGCAGGATCGCCCGGTGCTGGTCGTCGGTGGCGGCGAGGTGGCGCTGCGTAAAGCGCGCCTGCTGGCCGAAGCAGGCGCCTGCCTGCGGGTTGTGGCGCCCGATGTCCGTCGCGAGCTGCAGGCCATGGCCGGCGAGCAGGGTGTTTTCCTGCGCGGTTACCAGAGCGATGATCTGCAGGGCGTTGGCCTGGTGATTGCCGCGACCGACGACGAGCCGCTCAATGCGCGGATATCTGCCGAGGCGCAGGCGTTGGGCATTCCCGTCAACGTGGTGGATGCGCCGGCTCTGTGCAGCGTGATCTTCCCAGCCATCGTCGATCGCTCGCCGCTGATCGTTGCGGTCAGCAGTGGTGGTGACGCCCCGGTACTGGCGCGGCTGATTCGCGCCAAGATCGAAACCTGGATTCCCGCTTCTTATGGCCAGCTGGCCAACCTGGGCAAACGCTTTCGCGAGCGGGTCAAACAGCTGTTTCCCGACGTGCAGCAGCGCCGCGTGTTCTGGGAGGATGTGTTCCAGGGACAGATCGCCGAGAGTGTTTTTGCCGGCAAACCGGAAGAGGGCGAGCGTTTGCTGGAGGCGCGTCTGGCCGGTACCGCACCACGTGCGCTGGGTGAGGTGTATCTGGTCGGCGCCGGCCCTGGCGACCCCGATCTGCTGACTTTTCGGGCGCTGCGTCTGATGCAGCAGGCCGACGTGGTGCTGTACGACCGTCTGGTGGCGCCGGCGATCATCGATTTGTGCCGCCGTGATGCTGAACGTATCTACGTCGGCAAGCGCCGCGCCGATCATGCCGTACCGCAGGAGCAGATCAATCAGCTATTGATCGACCTGGCGAAGCAGGGCAAGCGGGTGCTGCGCCTGAAGGGTGGCGATCCGTTCATCTTCGGTCGGGGCGGTGAGGAGATCGAGCAACTGGCTGCCAAAGGCGTTCCGTTTCAGGTGGTGCCGGGTATTACCGCGGCTTCAGGATGCGCAGCCTATGCCGGGATTCCGCTGACTCATCGCGATCATGCGCAGTCCGTACGTTTCGTTACCGGCCACCTCAAGGATGGCAGCAGCAATCTGCCCTGGCAGGATCTGGTATCGCCGGGGCAAACCCTGGTGTTCTACATGGGGCTGGTTGGCCTGCCCGGTATCTGCGCGCAATTGATCGCACACGGCCGTTCAGGCGCCACGCCAGCGGCTTTGGTGCAGCAAGGCACGACGCAGAATCAACGCGTGTTTACCGGCACTCTGGCGACCCTGCCGGAGTTGGTGGCAGCGCATGAAGTACATGCGCCAACCCTGGTGATCGTCGGGGAAGTGGTCAACCTGCGTGAAAAGTTGGCCTGGTTCGAAGGTGCTCAAGGCGGCTTCTGA
- a CDS encoding glutathione S-transferase family protein: MGLLIDGRWHDQWYDTGDSGRFQRESAQRRNWVTADGSAGPSGSSGFKAEAGRYHLYVSLACPWAHRTLILRKLKGLESLIDVSVVSWLMREQGWTFDREFGSSGDHLDNLSYMHQRYTADDRHYSGRVTVPVLWDKQTGGIVSNESAEIIRMFNSAFDGLTGNDLDFYTEPLRERIDQLNERIYPTVNNGVYRAGFATTQEAYEEAFDELFAMLDELEALLDSNRYLAGEYLTEADIRLFTTLIRFDAVYHGHFKCNLRRIEDYPNLSHWLRELYQWPGIAETVDFTHIKSHYYASHATINPTGVIPKGPRQDFMRAHDRQRLAGKGIFKR, encoded by the coding sequence ATGGGCTTGTTGATCGATGGCCGCTGGCATGATCAGTGGTATGACACCGGCGACAGCGGCCGCTTCCAACGCGAAAGCGCACAACGGCGCAACTGGGTGACCGCCGATGGCAGTGCCGGCCCGAGTGGCAGCAGCGGCTTCAAGGCCGAGGCTGGGCGCTATCACCTGTACGTCTCGCTGGCCTGCCCCTGGGCTCACCGCACCCTGATCCTGCGCAAGCTCAAAGGCCTGGAATCGCTAATCGATGTATCCGTGGTGAGCTGGCTGATGCGCGAACAGGGCTGGACCTTCGACCGCGAGTTCGGTTCCAGCGGCGACCACCTCGACAACCTGAGCTACATGCATCAGCGCTACACCGCCGATGACCGCCACTACAGCGGCCGTGTCACCGTGCCCGTGCTGTGGGACAAGCAGACTGGCGGCATCGTCAGCAACGAGTCGGCGGAAATCATCCGCATGTTCAACAGCGCTTTCGATGGCTTGACCGGCAACGACCTGGACTTCTACACCGAGCCGCTACGCGAGCGCATCGACCAGCTCAACGAGCGCATCTACCCCACGGTGAACAACGGCGTCTATCGCGCAGGCTTCGCCACCACCCAGGAAGCCTATGAAGAGGCCTTCGACGAGCTGTTCGCCATGCTCGATGAGCTGGAGGCACTCCTGGACAGCAATCGCTATCTGGCCGGTGAATACCTGACCGAGGCCGACATCCGCCTGTTCACTACGCTGATTCGCTTCGATGCCGTCTATCACGGACACTTCAAGTGCAACCTGCGGCGCATCGAGGACTACCCGAATCTGTCCCACTGGCTGCGCGAACTGTATCAGTGGCCAGGCATCGCCGAGACGGTGGACTTCACCCATATCAAGTCGCACTACTACGCCAGCCACGCCACCATCAACCCGACTGGCGTGATACCCAAAGGGCCGCGGCAGGACTTCATGCGCGCACATGACCGCCAACGCCTGGCGGGCAAGGGTATTTTCAAGCGCTGA
- a CDS encoding TusE/DsrC/DsvC family sulfur relay protein — MSTLNVAGREIALDKDGYLVDLQDWSRPVAEALAAADELQLSDEHWEILDLLRAFYAEFQLSPANRSLIKYVALKLGPEKGNSLHLNRLFKGTPAKLAAKLAGLPKPTNCL, encoded by the coding sequence ATGAGTACGCTCAACGTCGCCGGACGTGAAATCGCCCTTGACAAGGACGGCTATCTGGTCGACCTGCAGGATTGGTCACGCCCCGTAGCCGAGGCGCTAGCCGCTGCAGACGAGTTGCAGCTAAGCGATGAACACTGGGAAATTCTCGACCTGCTGCGCGCTTTCTACGCCGAATTTCAGCTATCACCGGCCAACCGCTCACTGATCAAGTACGTGGCATTGAAACTCGGCCCGGAGAAAGGCAACAGCCTGCACCTAAACCGCCTGTTCAAGGGCACGCCCGCCAAACTCGCCGCCAAGCTCGCCGGCCTGCCAAAACCGACCAATTGCCTATGA
- a CDS encoding replication-associated recombination protein A yields the protein MDLFGRQPVAQPLAARLRATSLDEYVGQEHVLAPGKPLREALEQGALHSMIFWGPPGVGKTTLARLLAKVTDAHFETISAVLSGVKEIRQAVEVAQQHAAQYGRRTILFVDEVHRFNKSQQDAFLPYVEDGTLIFIGATTENPSFELNNALLSRARVYVLKSLDEAAMRKLVNRALTDPKGLGERHLRLPDEAFQILLAAADGDGRRLLNFLENAADLAEDGGEIGVELLQNLLGDSRRRFDKGGEAFYDQISALHKSVRGSSPDGALYWYARMLDGGCDPLYIARRVVRMASEDIGNADPRALTLCLNAWDVQERLGSPEGELAVAQAIVYLACAPKSNAVYTAFKAAMRDAAEQGSQEVPLHLRNAPTKLMKQLGYGDEYRYAHDEPDAYAAGEDYFPESLQPRQYYEPVPRGLELKIRDKLQHLRSLDAASPRRRRAP from the coding sequence GTGGATCTGTTCGGTCGCCAACCCGTCGCGCAGCCCCTGGCTGCGCGTTTGCGTGCTACCAGCCTGGACGAGTACGTCGGCCAGGAGCATGTGCTGGCGCCGGGTAAACCGCTGCGTGAGGCGCTGGAGCAGGGCGCCTTGCACTCGATGATCTTCTGGGGGCCGCCCGGGGTGGGCAAGACCACCCTGGCGCGCCTGCTGGCCAAGGTCACCGATGCGCATTTCGAGACCATCTCGGCCGTGCTCTCCGGGGTCAAGGAGATTCGCCAGGCCGTCGAGGTGGCTCAGCAGCACGCGGCGCAGTACGGCAGGCGCACCATTCTCTTCGTCGACGAAGTGCACCGCTTCAACAAGAGCCAGCAGGACGCCTTCCTGCCCTATGTGGAAGACGGCACGCTGATCTTCATTGGTGCCACTACCGAGAATCCTTCGTTCGAGCTGAACAATGCGCTGCTCTCGCGGGCCCGTGTCTACGTGCTCAAGAGCCTTGACGAGGCGGCGATGCGCAAGCTGGTCAATCGCGCTCTGACCGACCCGAAAGGCCTGGGCGAACGCCATCTACGCCTGCCGGACGAAGCTTTTCAGATTCTGCTGGCTGCCGCCGATGGCGATGGCCGTCGTTTGCTCAACTTCCTTGAGAACGCTGCAGACCTGGCCGAGGACGGTGGCGAAATTGGGGTGGAGCTGCTGCAGAACCTGCTGGGCGACAGCCGCCGCCGTTTCGACAAGGGCGGCGAAGCCTTCTACGACCAGATTTCCGCCCTGCATAAATCGGTACGCGGCTCCAGCCCGGACGGCGCGCTCTACTGGTACGCGCGTATGCTCGATGGCGGCTGCGACCCGCTGTACATAGCCCGCCGTGTGGTGCGCATGGCCAGCGAGGATATCGGCAACGCCGACCCGCGCGCGCTGACCCTGTGTCTCAATGCCTGGGACGTGCAGGAGCGCCTGGGTAGCCCGGAAGGCGAGCTGGCCGTGGCTCAGGCTATCGTTTATCTGGCCTGTGCGCCGAAGAGCAATGCGGTGTACACGGCTTTCAAGGCAGCCATGCGTGATGCGGCCGAGCAGGGTTCGCAGGAGGTGCCGCTGCATCTGCGCAACGCACCGACCAAGCTAATGAAGCAACTCGGCTACGGTGACGAATATCGCTACGCGCACGATGAGCCGGATGCCTATGCGGCCGGTGAGGACTATTTTCCCGAGTCGTTGCAGCCGCGCCAGTATTACGAGCCTGTGCCGCGTGGCCTCGAACTGAAAATTCGCGACAAGCTGCAACATTTGCGCAGCCTGGATGCTGCGAGCCCAAGGCGGAGGAGAGCACCATGA